The DNA sequence TCAGGGGTACCCCCCTTTTTATTCCTGGAAACCATGATTGGTACAGCAATGGCTTGAAAGGGCTGAAGCGACAAGAAAGGTATATTGAAAAAGAACTTGATAAAAAAGATGTGTTCCTTCCCGAAAATGGGTGTCCTTTGACCAAAGTGGAAATAGGCGAAGACATTCTTTTGGTCGTGGTCGATAGTGAGTGGTACTTGGTCAATTGGGACAAACACCCTACCATAAATGATGATTGTGAAATCAAGGATCGTCAAAAATTGTTTGACGAAATCGAAAGCTTGATCAAGAAAAATGTTGATAAGACCACTATTTTAGCCTTACATCACCCCATGTTCACTTATGGTTCCCATGGGGGGCAGTACTCTGTTCAACAGCACCTGGCGCCCAAAAATATTCCGCTTCCTGTCTTGGGTACGGTTTTCAATCTGTTGCGTAGAACAACGGGAGCTTCAGTAGAAGATCTTCAAAATAAGCGGTATGACAGTTTTCGCAATCGCATCATTACTTTGGCCCAATACTCAGAAAAGGTCATTTTTGTTTCAGGTCACGAGCATACGCTACAGTATATTGTAGAAGACAATACCCCCCAGATCATCAGCGGGTCAGGTTCAAAACAGGGCGCCACCCGATTGCTGAATGGGAGTCAATTTTCCACTGGTCAAAGTGGTTATGCCGAGCTAAAGGTATTTGAAGACGGGTCGTCTGTGGTAAACTACTTCATAGTTGAAGGTGAAAAAGAAAAATTGTCATTTAGTACCGAAGTATTGCCCGAGACCGAAAAGAGAGATACCTATTCGGGCAAAAATGAATTCCCGGCCTTTGTGGAAGCATCGGTATATGAACCTGAAGAAGTTGATAGGTCCAACTTTTTTAAAGGCATCTGGGGCGAAAGGTACAGTAAATACTATGCCACCAAAATAAAGGCGAAGACGGTGGATCTTGATACGCTTTATGGTGGATTGACACCGATTCGAAAGGGTGGGGGGCACCAATCAAAATCACTTCGGTTGCAACATAAAGATGGCCGGCAGTTTGTCATGCGGGCCCTTAGAAAGAGCGCCGAACAATACCTTCAGGCCATGGCCTTTCAAGATCAGTTCATTGCCGGAAAACTTGAAGACACCGCAGTTGAAGATATTTTAGAGTACTTCTACACGGGATCGCACCCCTATGCGCCCTTTACCATAGCCGAACTTTCAGATGCGGTAGATATATACCATACCAATCCGAAGTTGTTCTATATTCCCAAGCAAAAGGCATTGAAAGGATTTGTCGATGACTTTGGTGATGAACTCTATATGATAGAAGAACACGTTTCAGAGGGGCATGATATGGCAGGTTTCGGTTATGCCAAAAAGATTGAGAGCACAGATGATCTGATACAAAAATTACGAAAAGACGAAGAGTATCAGCTCGATGCCACCGCATATGTCAGGGCAAGGCTTTTTGATATCATGATCGGTGATTGGGACCGACATGTAGATCAATGGCGATGGGCACAATTTGATGAAGGAAAAGACAAGACCATCTTTAAGCCCATACCCAGAGATAGAGATCAGCCCTATTCCATTATGGGTGATGGTGCCTTGATGGGGTTTGCCAGCCGAACCGTTCCTGCGCTTCAACTATTCGAAGGTTTTCACGAAGAGATCAGAAGTGTAAAGGGGTTTACCTCTTCGCCCAAGACCTTTGCGCTCGACATGGCACTATTGTCCGAAACTGAAATGAAGACTTGGGAAGAGCAGGCAAGATACCTACAACAGCATATTACCGAGACCGTCATTGACAGGGCGTTTACAGCTTTTCCCGAAGAAGTTCGTGACAGTACGGTCAGAAAGATCAAGAGCATTCTGCTTGCCCGAAAAGGAAACTTAGTGGAGACCGCTCGGGAATATTATGCCATTTTGAACAAGTTCAGCGTGGTGACGGGTACCGATAAAGATGATTACTGTGTGGTCAACCCTCTTCCAAATGGAGGGGTGAGCGTAAGTATGTACCGTATCAAAAATGGCGAGAAAGCCGATTTGTTTTTTCAGAAAGACTACGACCCAACATTTACAAAAGAAATTTGGATCTATGGTCTGGATGATGATGATGTCTTTCAAGTGACGGGCAACAGCGGAAGAATCAAGCTAAGATTGGTCGGCGGACAAAACAATGACAACTATAAGATTGCCAAAAAATCGAAGAATGTCCACACCTATGATTTTAAGAGCAAGAAGAACACCTATGATGAGGCTTTTGGTGGACGTCTACACAAAATCGACGACTATGAGACAAATACCTACCAGTTTATCAAGATCAAGGCCAGCAACAATCAATTTTTGCCCTCTATAGGGGCCAATCCTGATGATGGTTTGAGAATAGGGTTCACGAACACGTATACGTACAACGGATTTAGGCAAAATCCGTTCACCCAACGACATATTGTCAATGGTGCCTATTATTTTGCCACAAATGGGTTTGATTTCGGCTATAACGGTGAGTTTGCCAATATCTTTGAAAATGTT is a window from the Muricauda sp. SCSIO 65647 genome containing:
- a CDS encoding metallophosphoesterase, with amino-acid sequence MKKFYSFTIIMVLLSACATQRTKYAESFSGQEMIPEEEVSHTFYLIGDAGLSPMGDMNPTLKRFKSRLDKAPENSTAIFLGDNIYPSGLPDKGEKGYESAKNQLDAQLKALDNFRGTPLFIPGNHDWYSNGLKGLKRQERYIEKELDKKDVFLPENGCPLTKVEIGEDILLVVVDSEWYLVNWDKHPTINDDCEIKDRQKLFDEIESLIKKNVDKTTILALHHPMFTYGSHGGQYSVQQHLAPKNIPLPVLGTVFNLLRRTTGASVEDLQNKRYDSFRNRIITLAQYSEKVIFVSGHEHTLQYIVEDNTPQIISGSGSKQGATRLLNGSQFSTGQSGYAELKVFEDGSSVVNYFIVEGEKEKLSFSTEVLPETEKRDTYSGKNEFPAFVEASVYEPEEVDRSNFFKGIWGERYSKYYATKIKAKTVDLDTLYGGLTPIRKGGGHQSKSLRLQHKDGRQFVMRALRKSAEQYLQAMAFQDQFIAGKLEDTAVEDILEYFYTGSHPYAPFTIAELSDAVDIYHTNPKLFYIPKQKALKGFVDDFGDELYMIEEHVSEGHDMAGFGYAKKIESTDDLIQKLRKDEEYQLDATAYVRARLFDIMIGDWDRHVDQWRWAQFDEGKDKTIFKPIPRDRDQPYSIMGDGALMGFASRTVPALQLFEGFHEEIRSVKGFTSSPKTFALDMALLSETEMKTWEEQARYLQQHITETVIDRAFTAFPEEVRDSTVRKIKSILLARKGNLVETAREYYAILNKFSVVTGTDKDDYCVVNPLPNGGVSVSMYRIKNGEKADLFFQKDYDPTFTKEIWIYGLDDDDVFQVTGNSGRIKLRLVGGQNNDNYKIAKKSKNVHTYDFKSKKNTYDEAFGGRLHKIDDYETNTYQFIKIKASNNQFLPSIGANPDDGLRIGFTNTYTYNGFRQNPFTQRHIVNGAYYFATNGFDFGYNGEFANIFENVNLELDARFTSPNFAINFFGFGNETPNFDDDLDFDFNRVKIRKIILTPSLVWRGQLGSKVRLGVSYENFDVEETEDRFIEGFFTDQGRDTQQDFVGVDAEYSYSNSDSEAFPTMGMAISLHGGYKSNLSDSDRAFAFFIPSLSFDYRLSSDGRLVLATKLKGHFNFGDDFEFYQAATLGANDGLRGFRFQRFTGKRAFYQNTDLRLSFRKRDSGFLPFVPGIYTGFDYGRVWLPDEDSDKWHNSYGGGFFVDGVGIISANFGLFSSDDGLRFAFGIGFGF